One Oscillospiraceae bacterium genomic region harbors:
- a CDS encoding LysR family transcriptional regulator: protein MTLTDCQIFMTVSQLGTFAAAAEQMHLTPSAISHAVSGMESECGFLLFTRTKSGVTMTAAAESLLPSIRQMLNSSELLSQSIAQVNGMHKGVLRLGVFNSACVTWVPQLVPPFQKQFPGIDVQLYQGSYADIVDWLKGGTVELGFLSNSSARDLDFEPLYDDPLVCIAPADYQPHRPGCVRAEELQGRAFVSQQSDVDADIQSYFKKNDLHVNSRCYIVDDQSMIAMVSCGQGLAIMPELMFRRGTDHSGCQVLRLEPAAKRSIGLACLSRGGLSPAAKQFVASAQEYATTLK from the coding sequence ATGACCCTGACAGATTGCCAGATTTTTATGACGGTGTCCCAGCTGGGCACCTTTGCCGCGGCGGCGGAGCAGATGCACTTAACGCCCTCGGCCATCAGCCACGCGGTCTCCGGCATGGAGTCGGAGTGCGGGTTTCTGCTGTTCACCCGCACCAAAAGCGGCGTAACCATGACCGCTGCCGCCGAAAGCCTGCTGCCGTCCATCCGCCAGATGCTCAACAGCAGTGAGCTGCTCAGCCAATCCATCGCCCAGGTCAACGGCATGCACAAGGGCGTGCTGCGGCTGGGGGTGTTCAACTCGGCCTGCGTCACCTGGGTGCCACAATTGGTGCCGCCGTTTCAAAAGCAATTTCCCGGGATCGACGTGCAGCTGTACCAGGGGTCCTACGCCGACATCGTGGATTGGCTCAAGGGCGGCACAGTGGAGCTTGGATTCCTCTCCAATTCCAGCGCGCGTGACCTGGATTTTGAACCGCTCTACGATGATCCGCTGGTCTGCATCGCCCCTGCCGACTACCAGCCCCACCGCCCCGGCTGCGTGCGGGCCGAGGAATTGCAGGGCAGGGCGTTCGTCAGCCAGCAATCCGACGTGGACGCCGACATCCAAAGCTATTTTAAAAAGAATGATCTGCACGTGAACAGCCGATGCTACATCGTGGACGACCAGAGCATGATCGCGATGGTGTCCTGCGGGCAGGGGCTGGCTATCATGCCAGAGCTGATGTTCCGCCGCGGCACCGACCACAGCGGGTGCCAGGTGCTGCGGCTGGAACCTGCCGCCAAGCGCAGCATTGGGTTGGCGTGTCTATCCCGTGGGGGGCTATCGCCTGCGGCGAAGCAGTTTGTAGCTTCTGCACAGGAATATGCTACGACTTTAAAATGA
- a CDS encoding CPBP family intramembrane metalloprotease — protein MSKTRGVRGAAGWCAIAAILYLLARSLLYAGISALVGVVHPGASLAKPIGVSEVGLGLLQIVIAVGAALVPLLWMLRGTRLQTDDLRITVPAPWSPAFCLPVFLGVASTANLCGGLLVRLAGAEDAATLLPSGGAELFVQFLALCAVPAVVEELLFRGALQGLMRPSGSAAAIFGPALLFGLLHLDLAQGLTAFACGVFLGWLAERSGSILPGMLLHFCNNTLAFLNLYLRFYAPQPVSFGVELFILFFFPVFGVWLIWHARQQGFRFSAGLRPGVDVTKIFTSPVYDLAVVFLVCYTIFV, from the coding sequence ATGTCCAAAACAAGAGGTGTACGTGGGGCGGCCGGGTGGTGCGCCATCGCAGCGATCCTGTATTTATTGGCCCGCAGCCTGCTGTATGCGGGCATCAGCGCGCTGGTGGGGGTGGTGCACCCCGGCGCCAGCCTGGCCAAACCCATCGGCGTAAGCGAGGTCGGTCTCGGCCTGCTGCAGATCGTCATTGCCGTTGGCGCTGCCCTGGTACCGCTGCTGTGGATGCTGCGAGGCACCCGCCTGCAAACCGACGACCTGCGCATCACCGTGCCCGCGCCATGGAGCCCGGCATTCTGCCTGCCGGTGTTTTTGGGCGTGGCCAGCACGGCTAACCTGTGCGGCGGGCTGCTGGTGCGCCTGGCCGGGGCCGAGGACGCTGCCACCCTGCTGCCCAGCGGCGGCGCAGAGCTGTTCGTGCAGTTTTTGGCGCTTTGCGCCGTGCCCGCTGTGGTGGAGGAACTGCTTTTCCGCGGCGCACTGCAAGGGCTGATGCGCCCCAGCGGCAGTGCGGCGGCGATTTTCGGCCCGGCGCTGCTGTTCGGGCTGCTGCATCTCGACCTGGCCCAGGGGCTGACGGCCTTCGCTTGCGGCGTTTTTCTGGGCTGGCTTGCCGAGCGGTCAGGCAGCATTTTGCCCGGGATGCTACTGCATTTTTGCAATAACACGCTGGCTTTTTTAAATCTGTACCTGCGTTTTTACGCACCGCAGCCGGTATCTTTTGGCGTTGAACTGTTTATTTTGTTCTTCTTTCCGGTGTTTGGCGTGTGGCTCATCTGGCACGCCCGGCAGCAGGGGTTCCGCTTCTCGGCGGGTCTGCGTCCCGGTGTGGACGTGACCAAAATTTTCACCAGCCCCGTCTATGACCTGGCCGTTGTGTTCCTGGTTTGCTACACGATTTTTGTTTGA
- a CDS encoding nucleoside deaminase, with product MTDEELMRAALDEAREAAALGEVPVGAVVAKDGEIIARAHNLRESGKNATYHAELMAIDAACKALGGWRLWQCELFVTLEPCPMCSGAIINSRLKRVVYGARDPKAGCCGSLTDLFALPFNHHPVIESGLLEEEAQALLQDFFAMLREKRKKK from the coding sequence ATGACCGACGAAGAACTGATGCGCGCCGCCTTGGACGAGGCCCGCGAGGCCGCTGCCCTGGGTGAGGTACCCGTGGGTGCCGTGGTGGCCAAGGACGGGGAAATCATTGCCCGGGCGCATAATTTGCGCGAGAGCGGCAAAAATGCTACCTACCACGCCGAGCTGATGGCCATCGATGCGGCCTGCAAGGCGCTGGGCGGCTGGCGGCTGTGGCAGTGCGAGCTGTTCGTGACGCTGGAACCCTGCCCGATGTGCAGCGGGGCCATTATCAACAGCCGCTTAAAGCGGGTGGTGTACGGCGCGCGGGACCCCAAGGCAGGTTGCTGCGGCAGCCTGACCGACCTGTTTGCGTTGCCGTTCAACCATCATCCGGTGATTGAATCTGGGTTGCTGGAAGAAGAAGCACAAGCGCTTTTGCAAGATTTCTTTGCGATGCTGCGCGAAAAGAGGAAGAAAAAATGA
- a CDS encoding SDR family oxidoreductase, which yields MMRNVFLTGGSRGIGAAAVLALARAGYNVAFTYHAHPEAAEAVAAQARALSPAGTFLPICADAGDSAQVCAAVAQAEEALGSLEVLVCNAGIAQQKLFTDTTDEDWHRMMAVDLDGAFYACRAVLPGMIRQKYGRIVLISSMWGQTGGSCEVAYSAAKAGLIGLGRALAKEEGPSGVTVNIIAPGVIDTDMMASFTDEDRAALAEETPVERLGTAEDVARAIVFLCDENAGYITGQVLGVNGGLVI from the coding sequence ATGATGCGTAACGTGTTTTTGACCGGCGGCAGCCGGGGCATTGGCGCGGCGGCTGTGCTGGCGCTGGCCCGCGCGGGCTACAACGTGGCCTTTACCTATCATGCACACCCCGAAGCCGCCGAGGCCGTAGCCGCCCAGGCCCGCGCCCTCTCCCCTGCCGGGACGTTTCTGCCCATCTGCGCTGACGCGGGCGACTCCGCCCAGGTGTGCGCCGCTGTGGCCCAGGCCGAAGAAGCCCTGGGCAGTTTGGAGGTGCTTGTCTGCAATGCGGGCATCGCCCAGCAAAAGCTGTTTACCGACACTACCGACGAGGATTGGCACCGCATGATGGCCGTGGATCTGGACGGTGCATTTTATGCCTGCCGCGCCGTGCTGCCCGGCATGATCCGGCAGAAATACGGGCGCATCGTGCTCATCAGCAGTATGTGGGGCCAGACCGGCGGCAGCTGCGAGGTAGCCTACAGCGCTGCCAAAGCAGGGCTGATCGGCCTGGGCCGCGCCCTTGCCAAAGAGGAAGGCCCCAGCGGCGTGACGGTGAATATCATCGCGCCCGGCGTCATTGACACCGACATGATGGCCAGCTTTACCGACGAGGACCGCGCGGCTTTGGCAGAGGAAACGCCTGTAGAGCGTTTGGGCACGGCTGAGGATGTTGCACGGGCTATCGTGTTTTTGTGCGACGAAAATGCCGGGTATATCACCGGGCAGGTGCTGGGCGTGAATGGCGGACTGGTGATTTGA
- a CDS encoding GH25 family lysozyme produces the protein MALFQNGIDVSRYQGSINWTQVAAAGKQFAIVRVGSSNSGGLYVDPYFLQNVTGAHSAGLRVGAYYYTYARTRAAVASELTAFLNMLEGIKLEYPVFVDVEDASLTSLGRAELTSLVQYAMDILYQRKWYAGWYSYTNYINSYLNAGALVDYPLWVADYRATLGYTGAYTMWQYSGSGTVSGISGACDLNRSYKDFLPEIQAGGYNNYGAASPSVQKVDGYKLVVFNVRCEYFYTSNLNDVVGYLPLGNYCVTGQTTAKYEGYDWVTFKYQGEEYWTALLGDRNRLEKCECNCN, from the coding sequence ATGGCTCTTTTTCAAAACGGCATTGATGTGTCCCGCTATCAGGGCAGCATCAACTGGACCCAGGTGGCCGCCGCGGGTAAGCAGTTCGCCATCGTGCGGGTGGGGTCCAGCAACAGCGGCGGCTTGTACGTAGATCCGTACTTTTTGCAGAATGTCACCGGCGCCCACAGTGCCGGGCTGCGGGTGGGCGCCTACTACTACACCTATGCCCGCACCCGCGCTGCCGTTGCCAGCGAATTGACTGCCTTTTTAAATATGCTGGAGGGCATCAAGCTGGAGTACCCGGTGTTCGTGGATGTGGAGGACGCAAGCCTTACCAGCTTGGGCCGCGCTGAGCTGACCAGCCTGGTGCAGTACGCTATGGATATTTTGTATCAGCGCAAATGGTATGCCGGGTGGTACAGTTACACAAACTACATCAACAGCTATTTGAACGCGGGCGCCCTGGTTGATTACCCGCTGTGGGTGGCGGACTACCGCGCCACGCTGGGTTACACCGGTGCCTACACGATGTGGCAGTACAGCGGCAGCGGCACGGTGAGCGGCATCAGCGGCGCGTGCGATCTAAATCGCAGCTACAAGGATTTTTTGCCTGAAATACAGGCTGGCGGCTACAACAACTACGGGGCCGCCAGCCCTTCGGTGCAAAAAGTGGATGGGTATAAGCTGGTGGTTTTCAACGTCCGGTGCGAATATTTTTACACATCCAACTTAAATGACGTGGTGGGCTACCTGCCCCTGGGCAACTACTGCGTCACCGGCCAGACCACCGCCAAATATGAGGGTTACGATTGGGTGACCTTTAAATATCAAGGCGAAGAATACTGGACCGCCCTGCTGGGCGATCGCAACCGCCTGGAAAAATGCGAATGTAATTGCAACTGA
- a CDS encoding toprim domain-containing protein, with product MAKKQQEYGNDSIRQLKGADRVRKRPAVIFGSDGVEGCAHSIFEIISNSIDEARDGHGNRINVTLYPDHVVEVEDFGRGIPVDYNKAEDRWNWDLVFCELYAGGKYAEGSGNYDFSLGLNGLGLCATQYASEWMTADIYRDGFHYHLDFKKGENVGGLQKEPFKGKRTGSVIRWKPDTEVFTDIAVPADSFKDMLRRQAVVNDGVTLVFEDKSGGDTEKYEYLYEHGITDYVNELVGDKGLTPVHFCSGSATGRDRADQPDYQVKMNVAFAFSNTVQALEYYHNSSWLEHGGSPDRAVRLAFVNQVNAWLKSKGLYKKNESAITFADVQDCLVLVSSSFSTRTSYENQTKKAITNKFVAQAMTEFLKHQLEVYFIEHPDEAEKACKQVLINKQSREHAEKARITIKKTMTQQMDLANRVQKFVDCRTKDPTRRELYIVEGDSAMGAVKQSRDSEFQAIMPIRGKILNCLKADYARIFKSEIITDLIRVMGCGVELGGSHNKDLASFNLDNLRFNKVVICTDADVDGYQIRTLVLTMLYRLTPTLINKGYVYIAESPLYEINTKNKTYFAYTEPEKADILRRIDGEKYTIQRSKGLGENDPEMMWLTTMSPESRRLIKVLPTDAERTAEVFDLLLGDNLQGRKDHIAEHGAEYLDDLDVS from the coding sequence ATGGCAAAAAAACAACAGGAATACGGCAACGACAGCATCCGCCAGCTGAAAGGCGCGGACCGTGTGCGTAAGCGCCCGGCCGTTATTTTTGGCTCGGACGGTGTGGAAGGCTGTGCCCATTCCATCTTTGAGATCATCTCCAACTCCATCGATGAAGCCCGTGACGGCCATGGCAACCGCATCAACGTCACCCTCTACCCCGACCACGTCGTTGAGGTTGAGGACTTCGGCCGCGGCATCCCGGTGGACTACAACAAGGCTGAGGACCGCTGGAACTGGGACCTTGTCTTCTGCGAGCTGTACGCTGGCGGCAAATACGCCGAGGGCAGCGGCAACTACGATTTCAGCCTGGGCCTCAACGGCCTGGGCCTGTGTGCCACCCAGTACGCCAGCGAGTGGATGACCGCCGACATCTACCGCGATGGCTTCCACTACCACCTCGACTTTAAAAAAGGAGAGAACGTGGGCGGCCTGCAAAAGGAGCCGTTCAAGGGCAAGCGCACCGGCTCGGTCATCCGCTGGAAGCCGGACACCGAGGTCTTTACCGACATCGCCGTCCCGGCCGACAGCTTTAAAGATATGCTGCGCCGCCAGGCTGTGGTAAACGACGGTGTGACGCTTGTTTTCGAGGATAAATCCGGCGGTGACACGGAGAAGTACGAGTACCTCTACGAGCACGGTATCACCGATTACGTCAACGAACTGGTTGGCGATAAGGGCCTGACCCCGGTGCACTTCTGCTCCGGTTCCGCCACTGGCCGCGACCGCGCCGACCAGCCCGACTATCAGGTCAAAATGAACGTGGCCTTCGCCTTCTCCAACACCGTGCAGGCGTTGGAATACTACCACAACTCCAGCTGGCTGGAGCACGGCGGCAGCCCCGACCGTGCCGTCCGCTTGGCCTTCGTCAACCAGGTCAACGCCTGGCTGAAATCCAAGGGCCTGTACAAAAAGAACGAAAGTGCGATCACTTTTGCCGATGTGCAGGATTGCTTGGTGTTGGTTTCGTCCAGCTTCTCCACCCGTACCAGCTACGAGAACCAGACCAAAAAGGCCATTACCAACAAATTTGTGGCCCAGGCCATGACCGAGTTCCTCAAGCATCAGCTGGAGGTCTACTTCATCGAGCACCCCGACGAGGCGGAGAAAGCCTGCAAGCAGGTGCTGATCAACAAGCAGAGCCGTGAACACGCAGAAAAAGCGCGTATCACCATTAAAAAGACGATGACCCAGCAGATGGACCTGGCCAACCGCGTGCAGAAGTTTGTGGACTGCCGCACCAAGGACCCAACCCGCCGTGAGCTGTATATCGTGGAGGGCGATTCCGCTATGGGCGCCGTCAAGCAGAGCCGCGACTCGGAGTTCCAGGCCATTATGCCCATCCGCGGCAAGATTTTGAACTGCCTGAAAGCCGACTACGCCCGCATTTTTAAGTCGGAAATCATCACCGACCTCATCCGCGTTATGGGCTGCGGTGTCGAGCTGGGCGGCAGCCACAACAAGGATTTAGCCAGCTTCAATCTGGATAACCTGCGGTTCAATAAAGTTGTCATCTGCACGGATGCCGACGTGGACGGCTACCAGATCCGCACCCTGGTGCTGACGATGCTCTACCGCCTGACGCCGACCCTCATCAACAAGGGCTACGTCTACATCGCCGAGTCGCCGCTGTATGAGATCAACACCAAAAACAAAACCTACTTTGCCTACACCGAGCCGGAAAAGGCTGACATCCTGCGCCGCATCGATGGTGAAAAATATACGATTCAACGTTCGAAAGGATTGGGCGAGAACGACCCGGAAATGATGTGGCTGACGACTATGAGTCCCGAAAGCCGGAGACTTATTAAGGTACTGCCCACCGATGCCGAGCGCACGGCAGAAGTTTTTGACCTGCTGCTGGGCGACAATCTGCAAGGCCGAAAAGACCATATCGCCGAACACGGCGCGGAGTATCTGGATGATTTGGATGTAAGCTGA